In the Quercus lobata isolate SW786 chromosome 5, ValleyOak3.0 Primary Assembly, whole genome shotgun sequence genome, one interval contains:
- the LOC115992316 gene encoding developmentally-regulated G-protein 2, whose protein sequence is MGIIEKIKEIEAEMARTQKNKATEYHLGQLKAKIAKLRTQLLEPPKGSSGGGEGFEVTKFGHGRVALIGFPSVGKSTLLTMLTGTHSEAASYEFTTLTCIPGIIHYNDTKIQLLDLPGIIEGASEGKGRGRQVIAVAKSSDIVLMVLDASKSEGHRQILTKELEAVGLRLNKRPPQIYFKRKKTGGISFNSTSPLTHVDEKLCYQILHEYKIHNAELLFREDATVDDLIDVIEGNRKYMKCIYVYNKIDVIGIDDVDNLARQPNSVVISCNLKLNFDRLLAKMWEEMGLVRVYTKPQGQQPDFSDPVVLSADRGGCTVEDFCNHIHRSLVKEVKYVLVWGISARHYPQHCGLSHLLQDEDVVQIVKKKDREGEGRGRFKSHSTAPARISDREKKAPLKT, encoded by the exons ATGGGTATCATAGAAAAGATCAAAGAAATTGAGGCCGAGATGGCTCGGACTCAAAAGAACAAAGCCACAG AGTATCATCTTGGTCAGCTCAAGGCGAAGATAGCTAAGCTAAGGACGCAATTGCTGGAGCCTCCAAAA GGTTCTAGTGGAGGTGGAGAGGGCTTTGAAGTTACCAAGTTTGGCCATGGACGTGTTGCGCTAATAGGATTTCCAAG TGTGGGGAAGTCAACCCTTTTAACCATGTTGACGGGCACACATTCAGAGGCTGCTTCTTATGAATTTACAACACTTACCTGTATTCCTGGGATTATACACTACAATGATACTAAAATTCAACTGCTCGATCTTCCTGGAATTATTGAAGGTGCTTCTGAAGGAAAGGGTCGTGGGAGGCAG GTTATTGCTGTTGCCAAGTCTTCAGACATTGTATTGATGGTTCTTGATGCCTCAAAG AGTGAGGGTCATCGTCAAATACTGACAAAGGAATTGGAAGCTGTGGGCTTGCGTCTAAACAAGAGACCACCTCAA ATAtacttcaaaaggaaaaaaactggAGGCATTTCGTTCAACAGTACTTCTCCTTTAACTCATGTGGATGAGAAGCTGTGTTATCAAATTTTGCATGAATACAAAATCCACAATGCAGAG TTGCTGTTTCGTGAGGATGCCACAGTTGATGATCTTATAGATGTTATTGAGGGAAATCGGAAATACATGAAGTGTATATATGTTTACAACAAGATAGACGTTATTGGTATTGATGATGTTGACAACTTAGCTCGGCAACCTAATTCAGTTGTCATTAGTTGCAATCTGAAG CTGAACTTTGACAGACTACTAGCAAAAATGTGGGAAGAGATGGGGCTTGTAAGAGTTTATACAAAGCCACAAGGCCAGCAACCTGATTTCTCAGATCCTGTAGTTCTTTCTGCT GATAGAGGTGGCTGCACTGTTGAAGACTTCTGTAATCACATACATAGAAGTTTGGTGAAGGAGGTGAAATATGTGCTAGTATGGGGTATAAGTGCCAGGCACTACCCGCAGCATTGTGGCCTTAGTCATTTACTTCAAGATGAGGATGTGGTTCAGATTGTTAAGAAAAAG GATAGGGAAGGGGAAGGACGAGGTCGGTTCAAGTCGCATTCAACAGCGCCTGCTCGAATATCTGATAGGGAGAAAAAGGCTCCATTGAAGACATAA
- the LOC115992318 gene encoding omega-amidase, chloroplastic-like, with protein MMASSTSSSIEHTMLAASEQLQVPSNITKFKIGLCQLSVTSEKNQNLACARNSIKAAVECGARLVVLPEMWNCPYSNGYFAKFAEDFENEDASPTFSMLSEAACSHGITIVGGSVPESSDGQLYNTSCVFGPDGKLKAKHRKIHLFDIEIPGDITFKESDFFAAGDKPTIVDTDVGRIGIGICHDIRFPELAALYRATGARIICYPGAFNISTGELLWEVMQRARAADNQLFVATCSPSRGSSGSYAIWGHSTLVGPSGEIIATSGHEETVVVAEIDYSKIELQRKGLPLDKQKRADIYLS; from the exons ATGATGGCATCTTCTACATCAAGCTCCATAGAGCACACCATGCTTGCTGCCTCAGAACAACTACAAGTACCCAGTAATATTACAAag TTTAAGATTGGCCTTTGTCAGCTATCTGTTACATCAGAGAAGAATCAGAATCTGGCTTGTGCTCGTAATTCGATTAAAGCTGCTGTAGAGTGCGGCGCAAGGCTTGTTGTTTTACCT GAAATGTGGAACTGTCCTTATTCAAATGGTTACTTTGCAAAATTCGCTGAGGATTTCGAGAATGAGGATGCCTCACCAACATTTTCCATGTTATCCGAAGCTGCTTGTTCTCATGGAATCACAATTGTTGGTGGATCTGTGCCTGAATCCAGTGATGGCCAATTGTATAATACTAGCTGTGTATTTGGACCTGATGGAAAGCTCAAGGCAAAGCATAGAAAA ATTCATTTGTTTGATATTGAAATTCCAGGAGATATTACATTCAAGGAATCTGACTTCTTTGCTGCAGGAGATAAACCAACCATTGTGGACACAG ATGTTGGCCGTATTGGAATAGGAATTTGTCATGATATACGCTTCCCTGAGCTTGCTGCATTATATAGAGCAACAG GTGCTCGTATAATATGCTATCCTGGGGCCTTTAACATTAGCACTGGCGAATTGTTATGGGAAGTGATGCAGAGAGCAAG AGCAGCAGATAACCAG TTGTTTGTAGCTACTTGCTCACCCTCTCGAGGTTCTAGCGGTAGCTATGCAATATGGGGCCACTCTACCCTTGTTGGACCG TCTGGTGAGATAATTGCAACCTCAGGGCATGAAGAAACTGTGGTAGTTGCTGAGATTGATTATTCCAAAATTGAACTCCAAAG GAAAGGCCTTCCACTTGACAAGCAAAAGAGGGCAGATATTTACCTGTCTTGA